The genomic DNA CTTTATAGAGTAGATATATGTTCAGTCTCTAGGTTTGATCTGGCTTTGTGTATGTTTCTATAGTAAACAACATAATTAGTTTGGTTTCTAGTTTCTTGAAGTTTCTTGAAAGTCTTATATCTACTTGATGTTTGAGTCTGTAGGTTCAGAGTTGTTTCTCATTTGCTGGAGATGAAGATTTCCTCAAAAACGATATCCGTGTGAAACCGGGTCTTGACGGGCTTGGTGCGTTAGGAGATGCTGGATGGTACGCGATCCGAGCAACTCTTTTAGCCAACAACTTTGATCTTCCCAAAACTGTTACGGCTTTTCCCGGTGCTGTGCTAAACGAGGCAGGAGTGATTCTTTCCTGTGGAGCATCTTTGACATGGGAGGATGGGCGAACAGCAACCATATACTGTTCCTTTTTGGCTAACCTGACAATGGAGATAACTGCTATTGGAACGAATGGTACACTTCGTGTTCACGACTTCATTATCCCGTATAAGGAGACAGAGGCGTCGTTCACCACGAGCACTAAAGCTTGGTTTAATGATCTTGTGACTGCGTGGGTTAGTCCCCCTAGTGAGCACACGGTTAAGACAGAGCTTCCACAAGAGGCGTGTATGGTGAGAGAGTTTGCCCGATTGGTTGGAGAAATCAAGAACAATGGTGCAAAGCCTGATGGGTACTGGCCTAGTATTAGCCGAAAGACACAACTAGTGGTTGATGCTGTTAAAGAGTCTCTTGACAAAAACTGTGAACAGATTAGTCTCTCTGGTCGTTGAAGGAAAGAGCTCAAATTTAGAAATGTTGTCATGagttctctcctctctctctctctctctattttttcaaTCTTCGATCATCCGTTAAACTTTTATTACCCATGTGTTCGGTCTTCTGCTGTGTCCGCCTGTAGCCGTATGGTTGTATGTATGTCATTcctaataaaaatgtaaaattaataaattttcgaTTACATCTTAAATGTTGGTAACTGTAAATCACATGAAGATGCACGACTAGTCTCTGCGGCCAAACTACTATTGTATGTGTTTACATTTGCAAGTACATTTTCGTTTCTGAACAGGTCTTCCAATCTTATCAGACAAGTCCACCTTTGAAGTCATATTGCCGACCGTTGGAccaatgtaaattttttaaatattatttgggTTTGGTTCAGTATAGAAATTTCTATACCACTCAggttatataataagatttcaGCTTAGGAACGTTTTAAGAAGATATCTATTGTGAAGTTGCTTGACTAGCGTTGGGTTGAGTTGAGGCAAAAGTAGTCTGGTAAACGACAGTTGAAAATTTAGGTGAccaaataaccaaaccgaactaaacccAAATAGTTTTAGACAACTTGGCTAATAATTAGAACTGTAGAACAAAATCTGAATattataaagataaataaaaaatttaaagcgTTTGGAACACAGAACTATCTTTTTTAAAAGGATAACTCAGGTAAAGGCAGAATATTTGGTCGCAGAAACAACTTTAAATTCGATCTCAACATTCAAAGTGTCTTTCTTGCCCAAGTAATACTTTCGAAGTTCAGCTATAGACACGAAGCGATTCCAACGATAACCTTGGCCTGGTCTATAAAACCACCAGTTAACTGCAACAAAATAGAATATGTAAAGTTAATCGAGAATCACAAACACCAAATATATCTCGTTAGCTAGgaaataatatatagtaaatcGTGTTCTATAACATACGATTGTATATCAAGTGAGTGGATCCACGTGGGCCTTCAACTTTCACAACACGTAAATATTTTCATCTTCCTTCAACTTTTCACCATCATCTAAATACAGAAAAATGGATAACCATTTACCATCTGGTGGAGAGGAAGCTTGGGAGTTGGAAGCTTCACATCATATGAAAGTATTTCCCATTTGGTTCGAGGTGGAGCAACAATGACATCAACACCAAACTCACAGTGATCTCCATCAAAGAGGTATCCGTTTTTATGGTCGTTAAATGTATCAAGGGGAAGCCCTTGCGGTAATCCCCATATCGTTCTTAATGTATTAAACGGCTTCGATTCCCAATCTAACATTGATATACACTATGCACTATTGGTATATaatagagaaggaaaaaaaaaggaaaaacaaaaaatgtacaTTCACATACCTTGAACTATAaagtacttttttcttttttgttaaacatgAAAAATCGGAGATCTGCATAAATCTCCGTTGGTGGTGTAGCTTTGAGGGTTGTACTATCTATTTCAACATACATTGAAATAAATCCACTCCCATTGTCCTTGTCATTCCCTTTTGGGTATATGATCAGTGATGTGATCGAGAGACGTGAACCCGACCGAGGCGACCGAGAGACACCAAACCTGCCCGGGACATGCGACCAAGGAACAACCGAGGCGGCCGAGGCACAAGAAACTGAAGCGGCCAAGGCACCGGCGATCACTCCCGGAGCCACGACgcgttccaagagctcagcaaagacAGCCAAACAGCGACTCAACACATTTGTCTGGTCATTCACGCAACACCAGCCACCCCAAGGAGACTTCGAGGACTCGATCCGAttggtcttcactcttacccaagagtgaagacacCAAAGTCGCCACTGCGAGGAAATGTACTCTTTTCCCTACTCCGGGTTTTttccaatgggtttaccggagaggttataacgaggcatggagcttgGTGCAAAACACCTAAATGCTAAGTTGCTTCACACGCAaagccaaggcggttatctctctttccctcttatttttggtttaattttgaactttgagaatattctcttttgatcctttaGCATTTGAACGTTGGGGAGCTTACTTTGAAAGTCAAATGAGGTGATGTGTTCCATTTACAAGGGAAACACGCCTAAGGACGATTGTGCGGTTCATAGTGAATCCGTGTGTCCCTAAACTCTCACTTGACCTATTGtatttaaactctctcttaGCCTTTGTGCCTccttagacttgaatgaaaattaaaccttttctcaagagagattcttgacttGTCTCCATCCTCTCATTAGTCCAATCCGGGATTGCCTAAGGGAGAGAACCCTAACAAGACTCAAACCGGGTTTGATcttgttagcgaccgtatcaagagaaGAACCAACTCTCTTGTGTCGTCATTCGATCCACTCATCTCCCCTCGCTTCGCTTCCATCACTTCCCTTCGCAACCTCGAGTTCTCTCTCACCAGCTCTCGAGTGTTCCACCGTTCCATCTCGTGTCGATTCCCCATCGCTTCCATCGTCAGCCTCGGAGGTCACCACCGTTCTGCGTCGTAGCCGCTCGGAGCCTCTCGCAGCCTCTCGAGGTTCTCCGCATCTGTACGGTCCGAAAGAGTCCACCGATCATTTTCTCAAACGATTCGTTTGAATCGTCTCAAACTTCGTTTCCCCCATTTGTTTCTTCCATAGAACCGAAGCCAAGAACCTTTGCCGAGGAAAGTTTCGCCGATCGAAAGTTGACCGAGAGTTCAAGACGCTTCTGTACCGCTATCGCGTCCTCGGGTCACATCAATCAGTCTcctgaaattattttaatttgatgatgattttgaggatGGTTACACTTACAACAACTTGTGGCACTAGTTAAGCAAATAAGCGTTACGTACCAATTGTAATCACCAGAGGAGAAATAACGGGATTGGTATCTGCCATTAGTAATTATCATTCAACATGCAAATATCAGATTTcaacatgaaattaaaaactttaaagtaTTGCTTACCAGACAGTTCCTGGAGATCAACGTGGATCAAGCTTCGTTAAACCTGCACGCCCATGACTATCGAGCAACTCTTCCAGTGTAAGATTGTTGAGACGTGTAGAAGCTCCTGTAGACGGAAAACGAGCGGGTGGAGTCACCTCCTGACGATCCCCAAAGCCAAAATTCACATTAGAGGGTGAAGGTGaaggtgaaggagaagaagtatGATAAGACGGTGTCACCGGTAGTGGTTGCGAGGTTGAACGGCGAGAATTAGAACCGGTGGGAGCAGGTACACCTTGATCAGACAGGAACCTTGTGTAATCGTTGCCATTAAACAtctataagaaaaacaaaatcaatttaatcagatctaagagaaattagaaaaaattagaGTTAATAGatgaaattagggttaataGAATTAGGGTTAATAGatgaaattagggttaatagaagaaattagggttaattgaagagattagggtttattgAATAGATTAGGGTTTGCCGAGGAGGATAGaaacaaagacgaagaagacgaagagattAGGGTAATACCTTGACGGAGAAGACGAAGGGTTTGCCGGTTCAACGGAGAAAACGAAGGGCTTGCCGGATAAGACAAAGAAGACGAAGGTTTTgccggagaagatgaagaagagaatggtTTGACGGAGAAGATAATAGCGAGTGACGGAGAAGAACAACTAGAGTTTTCCGGAGAAGTCGAAGAAGAGCGGCTACGGTTtgccggagaagacgaagaagaaaggagattAGGGGttgagaggatgaagaagagagattagggtttaggtGAATGagtttgagcttcgctcaaaccAGAGCTTGGtggta from Camelina sativa cultivar DH55 chromosome 2, Cs, whole genome shotgun sequence includes the following:
- the LOC104721818 gene encoding uncharacterized oxidoreductase At4g09670-like produces the protein MATTTQIRIGVMGCADIARKVSRAINLAPNATIAAVASRSLEKAKSFATANNYPESTKIHGSYESLLEDPEVDALYVPLPTSLHVEWAIRAAEKGKHILLEKPVAMNVAEFDKIVAACEANGVQIMDGTMWVHNPRTAKLKEFLSDSERFGQLKTVQSCFSFAGDEDFLKNDIRVKPGLDGLGALGDAGWYAIRATLLANNFDLPKTVTAFPGAVLNEAGVILSCGASLTWEDGRTATIYCSFLANLTMEITAIGTNGTLRVHDFIIPYKETEASFTTSTKAWFNDLVTAWVSPPSEHTVKTELPQEACMVREFARLVGEIKNNGAKPDGYWPSISRKTQLVVDAVKESLDKNCEQISLSGR